ATATCGCAGGGCGCTCGCGTCGAGTAGACCCCGGATGCACCCCCCTCCTGTGGTCGGAACCGAATCACCGTGGCTGCACGATCAGTTTGATGGCGGTTCGTTCCTCTCCATCGATCATAACATCGACAAATGCAGGCACGCACACGAGATCCAGGCCACTTGGAGCAACGAATCCCCTCGCAATCGCGACGGCCTTCACCGCCTGGTTTATCGCCCCAGCCCCTATCGCCTGGAGTT
The Clostridia bacterium genome window above contains:
- a CDS encoding stage V sporulation protein S — protein: MEVLKVSAKSNPNSVAGALAGVIRERGMAELQAIGAGAINQAVKAVAIARGFVAPSGLDLVCVPAFVDVMIDGEERTAIKLIVQPR